One window from the genome of Polynucleobacter sp. MWH-Svant-W18 encodes:
- a CDS encoding uracil-DNA glycosylase, protein MSTFSKDNIPEDWRKLLGDYLDSDAWNTLQSNLQAVLDADPKMIRPEPSHFFKALALTSVASTKVVILGQDPYHSPGLAQGLAFSIPKNIPTNSREFPSSLRNISKALMLEGFGNLPNGDLQHWAKQGVLLLNTALSVRLGEAGSHANLGWKGFVDQLISGLAFQKPHLIWMLWGGHAQSKLPLIEAGKDQVILQSSHPSGLGVYKTNQPFLEPGAKASCGHFTKTNQWLKQFGKEEIRWIASTDQAELFR, encoded by the coding sequence GTGTCTACTTTTTCTAAAGACAACATACCTGAAGATTGGCGCAAATTATTAGGCGACTATCTAGATTCTGACGCTTGGAATACATTGCAAAGCAATTTACAAGCCGTCCTTGATGCTGATCCAAAAATGATTCGACCTGAGCCTAGTCATTTTTTTAAAGCCTTAGCGTTGACATCGGTAGCATCCACTAAGGTTGTGATTCTTGGGCAGGATCCTTATCATTCCCCTGGCCTTGCACAAGGCCTTGCATTTTCGATCCCCAAAAATATCCCTACAAACTCTCGCGAGTTTCCCAGCTCATTGCGCAACATCAGTAAAGCACTAATGCTCGAAGGCTTTGGCAATTTACCAAATGGAGATTTACAACATTGGGCAAAGCAAGGGGTGTTGCTACTTAATACTGCACTGAGCGTTCGATTGGGAGAAGCAGGCAGTCACGCTAATCTGGGATGGAAAGGCTTTGTTGATCAATTGATTTCAGGTCTAGCATTCCAAAAACCACATTTAATTTGGATGCTGTGGGGTGGTCATGCCCAATCCAAACTCCCACTGATAGAAGCGGGCAAGGATCAAGTCATTCTGCAATCATCACACCCTTCAGGCCTGGGCGTATATAAGACCAATCAGCCTTTTTTAGAGCCTGGCGCTAAAGCAAGCTGTGGGCACTTCACCAAAACCAACCAATGGCTAAAACAGTTTGGCAAAGAAGAGATTCGGTGGATTGCTTCAACAGATCAGGCGGAACTATTTCGCTAG
- a CDS encoding M61 family metallopeptidase: MTTVTNLPEIQYTVWPADLHGHRYQVKLQIANPDSEGQVLQMPAWIPGSYLIRDFSKHIESIEAYSAQTKQKLPLERINNDQWRLPKVNGAVEILTTIYAYDSSVRAAYLDTERAFFNASSLCLEVKGQSDLPCSLAIAPPETEFAAHWSIQTTLRSVKTDDRGFGFYLAQNYADLLDHPVAMGEFQLVQWASNGTPHSMAIQGCIHQVDAKRLSQDLQAICNCTINLFEPKTKQAPFSRYLFLVNAVLNGYGGLEHRDSTALLCRRDQIPQQDTPLDETAYRDFLGLCSHEYFHAWLVKRIQAKAFQPYDLSQRNHTRLLWLFEGFTSYYDDLQLLRSKRIDLQTYLDLVANNWNAILRGPGRNKQSLADSSFDAWTKYYQTDENTPNAVVSYYGKGALLALGLDLQIRAFSKNQKSLDNLMRLVWQKHGVTLEGIAENGLDDLVLKAIGTDFSKTWNEIKSRYIFGTEDIPIQKWIASNFVSVKTKSSSKLERIKLQLGMRHTDVNGWLKITHVLDSGAAQSAGLAPGDLLASINGQRITGARIDKVLGGLAEGQNIHFCFYRDDLEHERIASLNPNQLPAQYELIANSAKTKSH, translated from the coding sequence ATGACAACCGTAACTAATCTTCCTGAAATCCAATACACGGTATGGCCAGCCGATTTACATGGTCACCGCTATCAGGTGAAATTGCAGATTGCAAACCCGGACTCAGAAGGTCAGGTATTGCAAATGCCTGCTTGGATTCCGGGAAGTTATTTGATTCGGGATTTCAGCAAACATATTGAATCGATTGAGGCCTATTCGGCTCAAACCAAGCAGAAGCTACCCTTGGAGAGAATCAATAACGATCAATGGCGATTACCTAAGGTCAATGGTGCAGTAGAGATTCTCACTACGATCTACGCCTATGATTCTTCAGTACGCGCAGCCTATCTCGACACTGAGCGTGCATTTTTCAATGCCAGTAGCTTATGTTTAGAGGTCAAAGGTCAGTCGGATTTACCTTGCTCACTCGCAATCGCTCCACCCGAAACTGAGTTTGCTGCTCACTGGTCTATTCAAACTACCCTAAGATCAGTCAAAACCGATGATCGAGGCTTTGGTTTTTATCTTGCGCAAAACTATGCCGATCTTCTGGACCACCCTGTAGCCATGGGTGAATTTCAGCTGGTTCAGTGGGCCTCCAATGGCACACCGCACAGCATGGCAATTCAAGGATGCATTCACCAAGTCGATGCAAAGCGACTTTCACAAGATCTCCAAGCGATCTGCAACTGCACAATCAATCTCTTTGAACCAAAAACAAAGCAAGCACCCTTTAGTCGCTATCTCTTTTTGGTCAATGCAGTGTTAAATGGTTACGGCGGCCTCGAGCATCGTGATAGCACAGCATTACTGTGTCGCCGTGATCAAATTCCTCAACAAGACACGCCATTAGATGAAACTGCTTACCGAGATTTTTTGGGCTTGTGCAGCCATGAATATTTCCACGCCTGGTTAGTTAAGCGCATCCAAGCGAAAGCATTTCAACCCTATGATCTGAGCCAACGGAATCACACTCGTTTACTTTGGTTATTCGAAGGCTTTACAAGCTACTATGACGATCTGCAACTTTTACGAAGCAAGCGCATTGATCTGCAAACCTATTTAGATTTGGTGGCGAATAACTGGAATGCGATCCTGCGCGGGCCTGGCAGAAATAAACAAAGCCTTGCTGATAGCTCATTTGATGCCTGGACTAAGTATTACCAAACCGACGAGAACACCCCGAATGCTGTAGTTAGCTATTACGGCAAAGGTGCACTACTGGCACTTGGGCTGGATTTACAAATTCGGGCATTCTCGAAAAATCAAAAATCACTAGATAATCTCATGCGTCTTGTCTGGCAAAAGCATGGCGTCACCCTTGAGGGCATTGCCGAGAATGGATTAGACGATTTGGTGCTTAAAGCTATCGGCACAGATTTTTCCAAGACCTGGAATGAAATCAAGTCTCGCTATATTTTTGGTACTGAAGATATCCCGATTCAAAAGTGGATCGCGTCGAACTTCGTATCAGTGAAAACAAAATCATCATCCAAGTTGGAGAGGATCAAGTTACAGCTTGGGATGCGTCACACTGATGTTAACGGCTGGCTAAAGATAACCCATGTATTGGATAGTGGAGCAGCGCAGTCGGCGGGTCTAGCGCCTGGTGACCTTCTGGCTAGCATCAATGGTCAACGCATTACGGGTGCCCGTATTGATAAGGTCCTTGGCGGTCTTGCAGAAGGCCAAAATATTCATTTCTGTTTCTATCGAGATGACTTGGAACACGAACGAATTGCGAGCTTGAATCCGAATCAATTACCCGCCCAGTACGAGCTCATTGCCAATAGCGCCAAAACTAAATCTCATTGA
- a CDS encoding DsbC family protein, protein MIKLLSVLSIFLATLLCSGFANAQAEQQIKTEIQKKLGTNTKVRSVTASPVTGLYEVLVGNEIFYTDASGKYLIQGEIIELSSGKNITEQRQSDLNRIKWADLNQANAIKNVRGNGSRQLAVFSDPNCGYCKRLEKSLQQLDKVTIYTYLIPILSADSAQKSKQIWCSADPYKSYIDWMVNGVSPSGKTDCSTPLDKNLAFAKTYGITGTPTLFFADGSRFPGAVQIADIEKKLGSLK, encoded by the coding sequence TTGATTAAATTGTTATCTGTATTAAGTATTTTTCTTGCCACTCTACTTTGCTCTGGATTTGCCAACGCGCAAGCCGAACAGCAGATCAAAACAGAGATACAGAAAAAGTTGGGGACAAACACAAAAGTGAGAAGTGTCACTGCCTCGCCAGTGACAGGTTTATATGAAGTTTTAGTAGGAAATGAGATTTTTTATACAGACGCGTCTGGTAAATACCTGATCCAAGGCGAGATCATTGAGTTATCTAGCGGTAAAAATATTACCGAGCAAAGGCAATCTGATTTGAATCGTATTAAGTGGGCCGATTTGAATCAAGCCAACGCCATCAAAAACGTCCGAGGCAATGGCAGTCGTCAACTGGCAGTCTTTTCTGATCCCAATTGTGGCTACTGCAAACGCCTAGAGAAATCCTTACAGCAATTAGATAAAGTCACAATCTATACCTATCTGATTCCGATCTTATCTGCAGATTCAGCCCAGAAATCAAAGCAAATTTGGTGCTCCGCAGATCCCTATAAGTCTTACATTGATTGGATGGTCAATGGAGTAAGTCCAAGCGGCAAAACGGATTGCAGTACACCCCTTGATAAAAATCTAGCCTTTGCGAAAACCTATGGGATTACTGGCACACCAACGCTATTTTTTGCCGACGGCAGTCGTTTTCCTGGTGCAGTTCAAATCGCCGATATTGAAAAGAAATTGGGCTCCCTTAAGTAA